One bacterium DNA segment encodes these proteins:
- a CDS encoding sigma-54-dependent Fis family transcriptional regulator has protein sequence MSKEDIVLIVDDEKVMRDSLVEWLQEDGFGVAAAESGMEALQMLDQVDPTVIVADIKMPGMDGITLVRKIKEKRPGLPVVMITAFATVENAVQSMKEGAYDFITKPFPPEKLSHVLRHVIEHQHLLRENLLLRKENRHVMQMVITTLVVFVVLLFVLYFIFAK, from the coding sequence ATGTCAAAAGAGGATATCGTACTGATCGTGGATGATGAAAAAGTGATGCGTGATTCATTGGTCGAATGGCTGCAGGAGGATGGGTTCGGCGTCGCCGCCGCCGAGTCGGGGATGGAGGCGCTGCAGATGCTCGATCAGGTCGATCCGACCGTGATCGTCGCGGATATAAAAATGCCGGGTATGGATGGCATCACGCTGGTGCGCAAGATCAAGGAAAAGCGTCCGGGATTGCCGGTCGTCATGATCACCGCGTTCGCCACTGTCGAAAACGCGGTGCAATCCATGAAGGAGGGCGCCTACGATTTCATCACCAAGCCGTTTCCGCCGGAAAAACTGTCGCATGTGCTGCGCCATGTCATCGAACATCAGCACTTGCTGCGCGAAAATCTACTGTTGCGCAAAGAGAACCGTCATGTGATGCAGATGGTGATCACCACCTTGGTGGTTTTCGTCGTGCTGTTGTTCGTTCTCTATTTTATTTTTGCCAAATAG